From one Mycosarcoma maydis chromosome 17, whole genome shotgun sequence genomic stretch:
- a CDS encoding uncharacterized protein (related to LEO1 - component of the Paf1 complex): MSDQETADNAVAAQDGVIAEQTSTTAEEVVATPAEDNLEDALFGDDDEEEEQVHAVQRNRPTRNDEVTERDAGDDDEDDEDEGVHRKVRRSRQRVASASASPPPVGSNGLTAPPPLDASSPMDVHDGRSDRSSRSGSPYGRQGSQDLDEDARRQLEYKEDDEDDLQPDDNIEVAHLALPQLPVRRTKEHWLARIPHFLRYVTTPFDADSWDEEQEEKMLLEEGFNSGFGNDVGAASLLRTSNTIRWRYTDQVDEDGARVPESNARIVRWSDGTMSLQVGSELFDITQQTEKGRVSTANTGTSTPQPGTSSQAAGSSSRLLSQATQSMPMGSSGSSDRPAQSLSYLVVPHEREQIMESQGPIAGTLAFTPADTQSETHRRIAKALRFQKTARVVATAAGAGALDPEVEKARIEKELKDAEKKRIRERQKADRKSGKFDDDTFDVDARRRSRYVAARKSGGGARNAGYYSDESDLGGVAEELGGRSGSKRGGAASQRYAEDDDDGFIVDDEGDDDDDQDGQGRGGGRRKKKRSSDDEDAMEVDDEPDEMELAEQKIEEAERARKKAAAGESKSKPRRPDPAFSSDEDDQDADADDDTPAAQDASQPIAKKKRIIESDEE; this comes from the coding sequence ATGTCGGATCAAGAGACTGCGGACAATGCAGTAGCGGCCCAAGATGGCGTCATCGCTGAACAGACCTCGACAACAGCAGAAGAGGTAGTAGCGACTCCGGCAGAAGACAACCTCGAGGATGCATTGTTCGgagatgatgacgaagaagaggagcaagTGCACGCCGTTCAACGAAATCGCCCCACCCGAAACGACGAAGTTACCGAGCGCGACGCcggcgatgacgacgaagatgacgaggacgaaggcGTCCATCGCAAAGTTCGCCGTTCCAGACAACGTGTCGCTTCTGCCTCGGCCTCTCCTCCCCCTGTCGGATCCAATGGACTCACTGCGCCTCCACCTCTCGATGCCTCTTCTCCCATGGACGTACACGACGGTCGTTCCGACCGTTCATCCCGTTCCGGCAGTCCGTACGGTCGACAAGGCTCGCAAGACCTCGATGAAGACGCGCGGCGTCAACTCGAATACAaagaggacgacgaagacgatctTCAACCCGACGACAACATTGAAGTAGCACACCTCGCGCTACCCCAACTGCCCGTGCGAAGGACCAAGGAACACTGGTTGGCAAGGATACCTCACTTCCTGCGCTACGTCACCACTCCTTTCGATGCCGACAGCTGGGATgaggagcaggaggaaAAGATGCTATTGGAAGAAGGATTCAATTCCGGATTCGGTAACGACGTTGGAGCTGCTAGTCTGCTGCGTACTTCCAACACCATTCGATGGAGGTATACTGATCAAGTAGACGAAGATGGTGCACGAGTACCCGAGTCGAATGCACGGATCGTACGTTGGAGCGATGGCACCATGTCGTTGCAAGTCGGTAGCGAACTGTTCGATATCACTCAGCAGACGGAGAAGGGGCGCGTCTCAACCGCCAACACGGGAACAAGTACACCACAGCCGGGCACGAGCTCGCAAGCTGCAGGATCGTCTTCGCGACTGTTGAGCCAAGCGACGCAGAGCATGCCTATGGGATCCAGTGGATCGTCCGACCGACCCGCGCAGTCCCTGTCGTACCTGGTGGTGCCACACGAACGCGAGCAGATCATGGAGTCACAAGGTCCCATCGCAGGAACTCTGGCCTTCACTCCCGCCGATACGCAGTCGGAAACGCATCGTCGTATCGCCAAAGCTCTGCGTTTCCAAAAGACCGCTCGGGTCGTCGCTACCGCTGCCGGTGCCGGCGCCTTGGATCCTGAAGTCGAAAAAGCGCGCATCGAAAAGGAACTCAAGGATGCAGAAAAGAAACGCATTCGCGAACGTCAAAAGGCGGATCGCAAGAGCGGCAAGTTCGACGACGATAcgttcgacgtcgatgcgcgTCGAAGAAGTCGCTACGTCGCCGCTCGAAAGAGCGGTGGAGGTGCGCGCAACGCCGGCTATTacagcgacgagagcgatcTCGGTGGTGTTGCTGAGGAACTGGGCGGTCGAAGTGGAAGCAAGCGCGGTGGCGCTGCATCCCAACGTTAtgccgaagacgatgacgatggctTTATTGTGGATGACGAgggtgatgacgacgatgaccaaGATGGTCAAGGCCGCGGTGGTGGACGTagaaagaagaagcgctcttcggatgacgaggatgcgaTGGAAGTCGATGATGAGCCTGATGAGATGGAGCTGGCCGAGCAGAAGATCGAGGAGGCCGAGCGAGCTAGGAAgaaggctgctgctggagaGTCCAAGAGCAAGCCGCGAAGGCCTGACCCGGCGTTCTCttcggacgaggatgatCAAGACGCGGACGCAGACGATGACACTCCAGCTGCCCAAGACGCAAGTCAACCCAtcgccaagaagaagcgcatcaTCGAGAGCGATGAAGAGTAA
- a CDS encoding 60S ribosomal protein eL37, whose amino-acid sequence MTKGTTSFGKRHTKTHTVCRRCNARAFHRQKKVCASCGYPAAKIRSYEWGQKAKRRKTTGTGRMRYLKNVSRRAKNGFQTGSAGKKVAA is encoded by the exons ATGACGAAGGGTACCACTTCTTTCGGTAAGCGACA CACCAAGACGCACACCGTCTGCCGACGATGCAACGCGCGTGCCTTCCACCGTCAGAAAAAGGTTTGCGCTTCGTGCGGTTACCCCGCGGCCAAGATCCGCTCCTACGAGTGGGGCCAGAAGGCTAAGCGCAGAAAGACCACCGGTACCGGCCGCATGCGCTACCTCAAGAACGTCAGCCGCCGTGCCAAGAACGGTTTCCAGACTGGCTCCGCCGGCAAGAAGGTGGCCGCCTAA
- a CDS encoding putative protein serine/threonine phosphatase, protein MFKSFGKIMGGSSRKGKSKLQDGDDSVDASNGLPGSDSSNLLRAKSKDSLAVTENGSGNFANNGSSAPAKIEKRGGVSRHESPLPSPSPSARNVLEGQEESSEVGSSAVARSAPASDVGGPRPANDAASQSTSVPTANTILSNPLAQSGSTGFPSSVGKNAQAAAGGDQVRTFDIDDMISRLLEAGYSGKIPKPALKNAEITAVCQAAREIFLSQPTLIELSPPVKIVGDTHGQYHDLLRLFEMCGFPPSANYLFLGDYVDRGKQSLETILLLLCYKIKYPENFFLLRGNHECANVTRVYGFYDECKRRVNIKIWKTFIDVFNTLPIAAVVASKIFCVHGGLSPSLSNMDDIRRIERPTDVPDYGLLNDLLWSDPSDTALDWEDNERGVSYCFGKAVIQQFLAQYDFDLICRAHMVVEDGYEFWNERTLVTIFSAPNYCGEFDNFGAVMSVSEDLLCAFELLKPLDGAALKKEMAKNKRRSLLQHQSPPARGSQQSY, encoded by the coding sequence ATGTTCAAATCTTTCGGCAAGATCATGGGCGGCTCCTCCCGAAAGGGCAAGTCCAAACTTCAAGACGGCGATGACAGTGTCGATGCGTCCAACGGCTTACCCGGCTCCGACTCTTCCAACCTTCTACGcgccaagagcaaggaCTCTCTCGCGGTAACTGAAAATGGCTCGGGCAACTTCGCGAATAATGGCTCTTCCGCTCCCGCCAAAATCGAAAAGCGCGGCGGCGTTAGCAGACACGAATCGCCCTTGCCATCTCCCTCGCCCTCGGCACGCAACGTGCTCgaaggccaagaagaatCCAGTGAGGTGGGCAGTTCCGCCGTAGCTAGATCAGCCCCCGCTTCTGACGTCGGTGGCCCGCGGCCCGCGAACGACGCTGCATCCCAAAGCACATCCGTGCCTACCGCCAACACGATCCTCTCCAATCCACTCGCACAGAGCGGCAGCACCGGCTTCCCTAGCTCCGTTGGCAAGAACGCGCAAGCTGCGGCTGGCGGCGACCAGGTTCGCACCTTTGACATTGATGACATGATCTCGCGTCTCCTCGAGGCGGGTTATTCGGGCAAGATCCCCAAACCAGCGCTCAAGAACGCCGAGATCACCGCGGTTTGCCAAGCCGCACGCGAAATCTTTCTCTCGCAACCCAcgctcatcgagctcagccCGCCCGTCAAAATTGTCGGCGACACACACGGCCAGTACCACGATCTTTTGCGGTTGTTTGAGATGTGCGGTTTCCCACCATCCGCAAATTACCTCTTCCTGGGCGATTACGTTGACCGAGGCAAGCAATCGCTCGAAACcatcctgctgctgctctgctaCAAGATCAAGTACCCCGAGAACTTTTTCCTGCTTCGTGGCAACCATGAGTGCGCCAACGTCACGCGGGTCTACGGCTTTTACGACGAGTGCAAGCGTCGTGTCAACATCAAGATCTGGAAGACGTTCATTGATGTCTTCAACACGTTGCCCATCGCCGCTGTGGTGGCGTCCAAGATCTTTTGCGTGCATGGTGGACTTTCGCCTTCGCTATCGAATATGGACGACATTCGACGCATCGAGCGCCCCACCGACGTTCCCGATTACGGTTTGCTCAACGACTTGCTCTGGTCCGATCCGTCAGATACTGCACTGGACTGGGAGGACAACGAACGAGGCGTTTCCTACTGCTTCGGCAAAGCCGTGATCCAGCAGTTCCTGGCTCAGTATGATTTCGACCTCATCTGCCGTGCGCATATGGTGGTCGAGGACGGCTACGAGTTCTGGAATGAACGGACGCTGGTCACCATCTTCTCGGCACCCAACTATTGCGGAGAGTTTGACAACTTTGGTGCGGTCATGTCGGTTTCAGAGGATCTGCTGTGCGCGTTTGAATTGTTGAAACCGCTGGACGGCGCCGCGTTGAAAAAGGAAATGGCCAAGAATAAGAGGAGGAGTCTCTTGCAACATCAATCACCGCCTGCGAGGGGGTCGCAGCAGTCGTATTGA
- a CDS encoding 60S ribosomal protein eL30: MAPKAKKSSQDNINTKLQLVIKSGKVALGLKSALKNMRSGKAKLVLISANTPPLRKSEIEYYAMLSKTAVHHYQGTNVALGTAAGKLFRVGVMTILDAGDSDLLSTVAA, encoded by the exons ATGGCTCCTAAGGCTAAGAAGTCGTCCCAGGACAACATCAACACCAAGCTCCAGCTTGTCATCAAGTCTGGTAAGGTCGCCCTCGGCCTTAAGAGCGCTCTCAAGAACATGCGCTCTGGCAAGGCTAAGCTCGTACTCATCTCGGCTAACACGCCTCCTCTGCGCAAGTCCGAGATCGAGTACTACGCCATGCTTTCCAAGACTGCCGTCCACCACTACCAGGGCACCAACGTCGCTCTTggtactgctgctggtaAGCTGTTCCGCGTCGG TGTTATGACCATCCTCGACGCTGGTGACTCGGACCTGCTCTCCACCGTTGCTGCTTAA